The sequence TGATCTTGATGTGTTCCGGGCAGACGTCGGTACAGCACTTCGTGATGTTGCAAAACCCGATCCCCGCTTCCTTCTTCGTGAGGGGCACGCGGTCGACGCCGTCCTTAGGATGCATCTCGAGTCCGGCGATGCGGATCATGAACCGCGGACCGTAGAAGCCGCCTTCAAGGGACGGGTCCGTCGCCTTTTCGGCGTCGCGAAGCACATGGCAGACGTCCTGGCAGAGGAAGCATTCGATGCATTTTCGGAACTCCTGCACGCGGTCGATGTCGCGTTGCTGCATGTTGAACTCGCCCTTGAGGCGTTCGGCAGGCGTCAGGGCCTTCGGCGTGAGAGGCGGGATCCGCTTGTTCACCCGGTAATTCCAGGAGACGTCGGTGACGAGGTCCTTGATCCCCGGAAAGGACTTGATGGGGGCGACCGTGATGGGCGCGTCAGTGGGGAGCGAATCGAGCCGCGTCATGCACATGAGGCGAGGCACACCGTTAACCTCGGCGCTACAGGAGCCGCATTTGCCGGCTTTGCAGTTCCACCTGACGGCGAGGTCGTTGGCCTGGCTTGCCTGGACGCGGTGGACGGCGTCGAGGACGACCATGCCGACCTCGCGCTTTATCTCGTAGTCGACGTAGAATCCTTTTCCGCCTTGCCCACGCCAGATCTGGAGCCGGACGGTCGGTGGCCCGGCGCTCGAATCACCCACTTTCGCAGTGCTCACGGGGCGCCACCCGCCTGCGTGGATACGTCTTCAAGCTTCGAAGTGATTATCCGCTTGGCCTCCTCGCTCCAACGGGGAAGCGGTTCGAGGACCGTGGTCATTCTATCCCCGGTCTTCCTCGAGACGACGTTCACCGTTGCCCATTTGGATTCGTCCGTCTTCGGGAAGTCGTCTCGCGTGTGGGCGCCGCGGCTCTCCTCTCGTGCCAAGGCGCTGCGCGTTATCGCCTCCGCCATGACCAGCATGTGACCGATGTCGAGGCTTGCATGCCAGCCCGTGTTGTATTGACGGTTCCCGAAGGCGCCGGCGTTGCGGGCCCGGGATTTCAGCTCCTCGATCTTCTCAAGGGCCGTCTTGAGCTCGTCGGCCGTCCGGATCATGCCCACGTACTCGTGCATGGTCTCGCGCAGGCTCTCCTGGATCGTGAACGGGTTCTCGCCCTTCGGCCGCTCGAACGGGTCGAGCGCCTCGGCGACGGCCGCCTCCGCGAGCGGAGCCGGGGGCTTCGTCGCCGGATGCTCCTTGGCCCACCGGGCGGCGTACTCGCCGGCACGTTTTCCGAAGACGAGGAGGTCGGAGAGGCTGTTTCCCCCCAGGCGGTTCGCGCCGTGAAGGCCAGCCGCGCATTCGCCCGCCG is a genomic window of Euryarchaeota archaeon containing:
- a CDS encoding succinate dehydrogenase/fumarate reductase iron-sulfur subunit; its protein translation is MWRGQGGKGFYVDYEIKREVGMVVLDAVHRVQASQANDLAVRWNCKAGKCGSCSAEVNGVPRLMCMTRLDSLPTDAPITVAPIKSFPGIKDLVTDVSWNYRVNKRIPPLTPKALTPAERLKGEFNMQQRDIDRVQEFRKCIECFLCQDVCHVLRDAEKATDPSLEGGFYGPRFMIRIAGLEMHPKDGVDRVPLTKKEAGIGFCNITKCCTDVCPEHIKITDNGIIPMKERVADRYYDPIGIIAHALGGNGKDKAGAAAEDGGAR